The following proteins are encoded in a genomic region of Athene noctua chromosome 9, bAthNoc1.hap1.1, whole genome shotgun sequence:
- the SLC7A10 gene encoding LOW QUALITY PROTEIN: asc-type amino acid transporter 1 (The sequence of the model RefSeq protein was modified relative to this genomic sequence to represent the inferred CDS: deleted 1 base in 1 codon), producing the protein MRAAAAAGQSGAGSMAGGEQRGAPGGPERVALKKEIGLVSACAIIIGNIIGSGIFISPKGVLEHTGSVGLALIIWVLGGGVAALGSLCYAELGVTIPKSGGDYSYVTEIFGGLAGFLLLWSAVLIMYPTSLAVIALTFSNYVLQPVFPNCIPPYNASRILSMVCLLLLTWVNSSSVRWATRIQDIFTAGKLLALALIITVGFIQIFKGNYEELTPSKAFNFWMTPSVGHLALAFLQGSFAFSGWNFLNYVTEELVDPRRNLPRAIFISIPLVTFVYTFTNIAYFTAMSPQELLSSNAVAVTFGEKLLGYFSWVMPVSVALSTFGGINGYLFTSSRLCFSGAREGHLPSLLAMIHVKYCTPIPALLVCCLATLIIMLVGDTYTLINYVSFINYLCYGVTIIGLIVLRWKKPKIFRPIKVNLLVPITYLAFWAFLLIFSLYSEPVVCGVGLIIILTGVPVFFLGVYWRNKPKCVNRLIESVTCWGQKLCFVVYPQGGAAEEEQAPSARSRRLASETTARK; encoded by the exons GTAATATCATTGGTTCTGGGATCTTTATTTCGCCAAAAGGAGTTTTGGAGCACACTGGCTCGGTGGGACTTGCTCTCATTATTTGGGTGCTTGGCGGCGGGGTGGCTGCCCTTGGCTCACTATGTTACGCTGAACTGGGAGTCACTATCCCCAAATCGGGAGGGGATTATTCCTACGTCACAGAGATTTTTGGTGGGTTAGCTGG GTTTCTGCTGCTGTGGAGCGCGGTGCTTATCATGTACCCGACCAGTCTGGCTGTCATTGCGCTGACATTCTCAAACTATGTCCTGCAGCCCGTCTTCCCTAACTGTATCCCCCCCTATAATGCCTCCAGGATCCTCTCCATGGTGTGTTTAC TCCTCCTGACCTGGGTGAACAGCTCCAGCGTTCGATGGGCAACACGCATTCAGGATATATTTACAGCAGGAAAACTCTTAGCCCTGGCCCTTATCATTACTGTGGGCTTCATACAGATCTTTAAAG GAAACTACGAAGAGCTGACACCAAGCAAGGCATTCAATTTTTGGATGACTCCATCCGTGGGGCATTTAGCATTAGCTTTTCTTCAAGGGTCATTTGCGTTCAGTGGCTGGAACTTCTTGAACTATGTAACAGAAGAACTGGTTGATCCCCGCAG GAACCTACCTCGTGCCATATTCATATCCATCCCATTGGTGACATTTGTGTATACGTTCACCAACATTGCATATTTCACTGCCATGTCACCCCAAGAGCTCTTGTCCTCCAACGCTGTGGCGGTA ACATTTGGTGAAAAGTTACTGGGCTATTTTTCCTGGGTTATGCCAGTCTCAGTGGCCCTATCTACATTTGGAGGAATAAATGGATACCTTTTTACCTCATCAAG GTTATGTTTCTCCGGTGCCCGAGAAGGCCACTTGCCAAGTTTGCTTGCCATGATCCACGTCAAGTACTGCACacccatccctgccctgctcGTCTGC TGTTTGGCCACTCTTATCATCATGCTTGTTGGAGACACATACACGCTAATCAACTACGTGTCATTCATTAACTACCTCTGCTATGGAGTGACAATTATAGGTCTGATTGTGTTACGCTGGAAGAAACCCAAAATCTTCAGACCTATCAAG GTGAACCTCCTCGTCCCCATCACTTACCTGGCGTTTTGGGCATTTCTGCTGATCTTCAGCTTATACTCCGAGCCAGTCGTCTGTGGAGTTGGACTCATTATCATTTTAACTGGAGTGCCAGTGTTTTTCCTTGGAGTCTACTGGAGAAATAAACCAAAGTGTGTAAATAGGCTAATAG AGTCCGTGACGTGCTGGGGACAGAAGCTGTGTTTTGTGGTCTACCCCCAGGGGGGAGCTGCCGAGGAGGAGCAGGCACCCTCGGCCCGCTCTCGACGACTGGCGAGCGAGACCACCGCGAGGAAATGA